The genomic segment GCCGGGGATCAATCTCAACGTCAAGGAGAAGCTCGAGATCGCGGAGCAGCTAGCCCGCCTCGGCGTCGACATCATCGAGGCCGGTTTCCCCGTCACGTCGCCCGGGGACTTCGAGTCGGTATCGGCGATCGCCCAGACCGTCAAGGGCCCGGGCATCGCAGCCCTCGCTCGCGCGCACGACCAGGACATAGATCGAGCCTGGGAGGCCGTCCAGCACGCGCGGCAGCCGCGGATCCACGTCTTCCTGTCGACCTCCGACATCCACCGCAAGTACATGCTCAACGCGACCGAGGACGAGATCCTCGCCCAGGCGGTCGCCGGCGTCGAGCGTGCGAAAGGCTACTGCGAAGACGTCGAGTTCTCGCCGCAGGACGCGACGCGAACCGAGCCCGAGTTCTTGTTCAAGATCGTCGACGCGGCGGTCGCGGCCGGCGCGACCACGATCAACATCCCCGACACGGTCGGCTACGCGATCCCGTACGACTTCGGCGAGCTGATCCGCGAGTGCTACAAGGCGGTGCCGCGCCTCGCCGATGTGATCGTGTCGGTGCACTGCCACAACGACCTCGGGCTCGCGGTATCGAACTCGATCGAAGCCGTCCGCGCCGGCGCCCGGCAGGTCGAGGTCGCCATCAACGGCATCGGCGAGCGGGCCGGGAACTGCTCGCTGGAGGAAGTCGTGATGGCGATCAAGATGCGCCACGACCTGCTCGGGGTCGAGACCGGCGTCAACACGAAGGAGCTCGCGCGCTCGTCGCGGCTCGTCACGCTGCTGACCGGCTACCAGGTCCAGCGGAACAAAGCGATCGTGGGGGAGAACGCTTTCTCACACGAGTCGGGGATCCACCAGCACGGCGTGATCCAGGACCGGCTGACCTACGAGATCATCAAAGCCGAGGACATCGGGGTCGAGGGCGGCAAGATCGTGCTCGGGAAGCACTCGGGACGGCATGCGTTCTCGAAGACGCTCGAGGAGATGGGCTTCCAGCTCGGCAAGGAAGAACTGAATCGCGCCTTCGCGCGGTTCAAGGAGCTGGTGGATCGCAAGATCCAGATCTCCGACAAGGACCTCGAGGCGATCGTCGCGGACGAGATCCAGACCGTCGAGGAGGTCTACCGCCTGGAAGCCCTACAGGTCACCGGCGGCACCCACCTCTCGCCGACGGCGACCGTGAAGATCGTGAAGAACGGCGAATCCATCCAGGAGTCCGCGATGGGCGACGGGATGGTAGACGCGGCTTTCGGCGCGATCATGCGCGCCACGAGCGTCGATGCCAAGCTCTGGTCGTTCAACGTCGCGGCGGTCACCGAAGGCTCCGAAGCACTCGGCGACGTGACCGTTCAGATCGAGGTCGAGGGCGAGCGCTTCACCGGCCGAGGCATCTCGACGGACATCGTGGAGGCGAGCGCGCGCGCTTTCCTCAACGCGCTGAACCGGGCCGCGCGACGCGGTCACTCGCCTAGATCGGCGCAGCCGACGCCTTAGCTAGGAAGTGGTCCAAACCTCGTGACGAGCCCGCCGCGGAGTTCCTCGTCTTGTGTGGTTAGGCCGATCCGGTCGAGTAACTTCAAGGACCGCCTATTGTCTGGGTGAGCCTTTGCAATAAGCCACGGTGGGAGCGGATCGTCTCTTTCGCGGATGTCATTCAGCAAGACGTCAATTAGGGTGTCCGAGGCACGTACCCCTTCGATAGAGGTTCCCTGACGCCCAATCGCAATAGCGCCATAGATCCACGAACGCGCGGGCTCGCTCCCCAGGTTTGTACGGGCGTGCGCAACAACCCCGAAGTGGTAGTCGTTATGGAACAGAAGTAGGAGCCTCTGGTCAGCCCTTGTATTTAGATTCGTGTCAGAGAGGGAGTCCCGCCTGATCCACGTTTGCACGATTCGTTCGTAGTCGGGTCCTTCCGCCCTTGTACACGTGAAAGCTTGGAGCAGAGGTCGGTCGTTCTTTTCGGCTGCGCGCGCCCAAGTTGCCACACTAGCCGAGAATCCGAATCTTTTGCGTTGGGATTCGAACCGTGTCACCGGCCGCACGTCGTTTACGAAGCTCTGCCCAAACCGCAGGCGATGGTTCGACCGGTTCGAGAAGCTCCGTCAGATGCTGGCTGAGGGCAGTCGCTTCTTCCGATGAAGGGAGGTCCCTGCGAGCATTCGGATCCCACACGGCCGGCACGAGCTCTAGCAGTGACTGACCTTGAAACAGTTCGGAGCGTAGTAGAGCGAAGTCGCCGATTGCTATCGAGGAGGCTTCGGTAAGGAGGCGCTTGACCTCGACGATTTGATGGGCAGAACTCAGAATCTCGAGTGATGCCCAACTCTCGCTCAACGTCTTCACGATTCCAAACTGCTCATCAATGAGATCCTTTAACGGCTTGAATGTGTCGCGGACTCGCTCGATCTCCTGCGCTAAAGGAAGGAGCTCATGGACAAGTTGATTACGAAGATCCTTGAAGGCCTGGAGCGTTTCGAGCGGCAGCTCTAGTGCGACTGCGACGTCGGCCAGCCTGGTTTCCCAACGAGCCTCTTGTTTCTCGGCCTCTGTGGCGACCCTTACAGCTTCTTCGTCGTCGCCATGGCGCGCTAGAACAGCGGCATCTAAATTCAATGCTGAGTAGACCCAGACTTGTCCGGCCAACCGATTGCGTCGACGAACCTGAATTCGGAACCCGCGAGAAATAAGGCCGCGCTTCCTCAGCGTACGAAATGTGCGCTCCTTTGGAGTCGTTCCAGGCCGAAACGCGCGAACGATTTCATCTCGGTCCACAAGGGGAAAGCGCCCTACCCAGTCCATGCCTGTCACTCCCACTCTCGAGACTGCAAAACGCAGTCTCGATAATTATCGGCAGAAGACAGCAAGAGCGCAAGCGTCATTGGAATTACACGACTGTAGTTCGAACCTGACCTATTTGTGACTCCTGAAAGGGGCCGAGCCGCGTCCGGCTCGTGCTCGGCACCCGTCGCCATCGGGAGCAAGACCAGGAAGGACACGCTTCCACATTCGCTCTCCTGGACTACGCCCCGCCGAACCAACACCGTAGAAACCAAACTCACCTGGCCGCTCGGGCCCAACCGACTAACCTTCCGTCGTGGACGCGGCGCGCCTGCTCGAGCTCGGGGGCCTCATCCTCGCCCTCGCCGTCCTCGCGCGCCTCGCCAGCCAGTTCGCCATCCCGGCCATCCCGTTCTACCTGCTGGCCGGCCTCGCCTTCGGCGAGGGCGGGCTCCTCCCGCTCGGCACCACTCACAGCTTCGTCGAGATCGGCAGCGAGATCGGCCTCATCCTCCTGCTGTTCATGCTCGGCCTCGAGTACTCGGCTCGCGACCTCATCACCACGATGCGTCGCTCGGTCCCCACCGCGCTGTTCGATGTCGTGCTCAACTTCACGCCGGGCTTCCTCGCGGGGTTCTTGCTCGACTTCGGACTGGTGACGTCCCTGTTCCTCGGCGGCGTGACGCTCGTGACGTCGTCGGGGGTCGCGGCCAAGATCATCTCGGACCTGGGGTGGTCCGGCGGGAGGGGGGCGCAGTTCGTCGTCTCGGTGTGCGTGATCGAGGACCTCACGATGGCCCTGTACCTGCCGATCCTCGGCGTGCTGGTGGTCGGGGGAGCCACCCTCGCAGGGTTCGGGTCGGCGGCGCTCGCCGTGCTGGGCGTGATCGTGGTGCTTCTGCTCGCGATGCGCGTCCAGGTCGGCATCAGTCGCCTCGTGTTCAGCACGTCGGAGGAAGCGCTGCTGCTGACGATCCTCGGGCTCGCGCTGCTCGTGGCCGGCCTCGCGGAGCTGATCGACGTCTCGGCCGCGGTCGGCGCACTGCTGATCGGCATCGTCCTGTCCGGTCCGGCTGCGCAAAGCGCCCGCCAGCTCCTCGCCCCGCTTCGCGACCTGTTCTCGGCGTTCTTCTTCGCTTTTATCGGCCTGCAGGTCGACCCGGCGTCCCTGCCGCCCGTGCTCGGTGCGGCGGCCCTGCTCGGCTTCGTTGGGATCGCGAGCAAGGCTCTGACCGGCTGGCTCGCGACGAGGAACAGCGGGATGGAACGCCGGGAGCGCGTGCGCGCAGCAACCGGGCTCGTCGCTCGGGGTGAGTTCTCGCTCGCGATTGCCGGGCTCGGCGTGACGTCCGGGCTCACCGTGAAGCTGGCATCGGTGACGGTCGCCTACGTGCTGCTGCTCGTCGTGATCGGCCCGATCCTTGCGCGAGTGTCCGACGTGGTGATGCGCCGGAATGAGGCGCTGACGAGCGAGGACTGACGCCTCTAAGCTGCGCCTGCCGCCTCGCCGGGGGAGAGCTCGCCGACCGGAGCCGACGGCAGGAGCACACGGAACGACGCGCCGCCGCCGGGTCGTTCCTCCAGCCAGGCGCGACCGCCATTCAAGTGTGCGAAGCGGGCGACCAGCGACAGCCCGATCCCGGTGCCCGGCGCGTGTGAAGGGGTGTCTCCCTGCCGGAACGGCTCGAAGATGACGCTGCGAAGATCGGGCTCGACGCCGGGCCCGGCATCTTCGACGACGAGGACCGTGCCCGAGCCGTTCGGCTCCGCGCGCACCCAGATCTGCGTGCCGGCCGGCGTGTGTTTCGAGGCGTTGATGAGCAGGTTCTCCAAGATCCGCTCCACGTGCGAGGGATCGGCCAGGAGCACCGCGCCGTTGAGCTCGAGGTTCACCCGATGCGCGTCTCCCATATCGAGCGACTCCAAGATGCGAAGGGCAAGATCGCGCAGGGGGGTCGGTCGGGGTCGTGGCTCCAGAACACCCCGGTTGAGGCGATCGAGGTCGAGCAGATCCATCAGCAGCTTGTGCAGGCGCCGGGCGTTCGCGCTCAGGCGGCTCAGCAAGTAGCGGCCGTCGTCGGTGTTGAGTGGGATGTCGCGACGCTCAAGCGTGTCGGCCACGCCGATGATGACGGTCAGCGGCGTCCGCAGCTCGTGGGACACCGCCGTAAGCAGCGAGTCCTTCATCTCGTCGAGCGCGAGCAGCCGCCGCGCCACTTCCCTCTCGCTTTCGTATGCGGAACGGAGCGAGTCCTCGACGGCTTTGCGTTGCGTGATGTCGTGACAGAACCCGGCGAGGCCGACGAGCACACCCGTTCTTTCGTCCTGAACGGCTTCGCCTCGACCGTGAACCCATCGCATGACGCCGTCCGGCCGCACGATCCGGTATTCGTGGTCGTAGGATCCTGAGGTCGCAACCGACTTCTCTATAGTCGCCTTTATCCGTGGACGGTCGTCGGGGTGCACGATCTCGAGGTAGCCCTCGAAGGTTGCGGGGAACTCCTGCGGCGTCTGGCCGAAGACCCGGTACATCTCGTCCGTCCACGTGACCCGATCTTCCGCGATGTTCCAGTGGAAGGAACCGACATGGGAGAGCGCCTGCGCCTCCAGCATCCGTTGTTCGCTGACGCGCAGCTCGGCGGTCCGTCGCTCGACCCGCTCCTCCAGCTCATCCGCGGCCTTCTTGAGCGCGATCTGCGCGCGGAGGCGTTCGGACGAGACGGCGGCGAGCGAGAGCGATGTGATCGCTACGGCCACGTTGAATCCGTGCAGCGCAAGCAGGCGCATGGTCGGGGAGAGACCCGCGAACGGAGAGCCACTGCTCGTCCCTTGGACGAGAGCGACCCCCGCCATCAGAACCGTGAGGGTCGCGGCGCCTCGCTGATGGAAACGAAGCGCTGCCCACAGCACCAAGGGGAACACGAGATACCGGAGCGGGAGCGCCGTCGTGAACACCAAGAGCGCCATCGTGAGCGAAACGGCGAGCAATGCCGCGGCCTCGATGGGACGATCCCGCACGAGCTCGGTGCCGGCTCCGCGGGAACCAAAGACCATGATCAAGGGCCCAAGGATCATCACGCCGAGCGCGTCCCCGATCCACCAGGTGAGCCACGCCGAGAAGACATGATGCCCGGGCACGATCTGCCCCGTCGCCGAGAGGGAGATCGTCCCCAGGGTGGCGCTGACGAGCATCGCGCCGAGACCTCCCACGAACATCAGCACCGCCACGTCCTTGAGACGGCTGAGTGTGGGCCGGAAACCCATGTAGCGGAGCAGGGCCCCCGCCATGAGCGGGGCGATCGTGTTGCCGACGGAGATGGCGAGCGCGGTCTCCAAGGGCGCCCCGTTGATGACGTTTGAAAGGAGGGCCCCTGCAGCGATGCCGGGCCAGATCCGAGGGCCGAAAAGGACGACCGCGGCGACGGCGATCCCCGTCGGCGGCCATACCGACGTTACGTTCGGATTGTCGACCGCCATCTGTAGCCCGGCGATGGCGCCGACCATGTAGGCGGCGGCCACCAGCGCCGTTCTCTTGGCTATGGGGGACACACGTTTGATCATCGTTTCAGTCATCGCCGCCGTATCCCCCGGTAGGTGTAGGGAAAATCACCGCCCCTACTAGAAGGTACGTAGGTGATTACCGAGCGGTCCATAGACCTTCTGAGTCATCTGGAAGCGCGAACTTGAGCGGGGTCTGGCCCGAAAGCCGACGGATTCGCCTACCTCGTCCCCGGCACGCGACCCCCTAGACTCTCGGCGGTGACGAGTCCGAAGATCGCCGTCCTTCCTTCGAACGCCGATATCGAGCAAGCCGTGATCCATGCCGGCGGAGCCTTGGTCGGGGAGGCAGAGGCCGACGGGATCGTCTGGACCGATCCGCGTGATCCCGAGGGCATTCGCGAGGTCCTCGGGCGGTCGCCGGCACGCTGGGTTCAGCTCCCGTTCGCCGGCATCGAGTCGTTCGCCAACGCCGGCGTCATCGATCCCTCCCGCACCTGGACCTGCGCCAAAGGGATCTACGGCCCGGCCACCGCCGAGCACGCTCTCGCGCTGGTGCTCCTCGCCGCTCGGGAGCTTCACCGGCATGCGCGCACGCGACGCTGGTTGTCGAACAAGGAGTTAACCGCAACGCGGCGGGTGGCCGGTGGGACGGTGCTCATCGTCGGGACCGGAGGGATCGGGACCGCGCTGGCCGAGATGCTCCGCCCGCTCGGGCCGCGGCTGCTCGCGGTCAACCGTTCCGGCCGGGGGTTGGAAGGCGCCGAACGGACCCTGCCGTTCACGCGGATCGCTGAGCTCCTCCCCGAAGCAGACTGGGTCGTGCTCGCGGCCCCGCTCACGGCCGAGACCGCGAAGCTCGTCGACGCGGAGGCGCTCCGCGCGATGAAGCCGAGCGCGTGGCTCGTTAACGTCGCGCGGGGTGGACTCGTCGACACCGAGGCACTCGTCGAGGCGTTGCGCGACGGGCGGATCGCCGGTGCGGCGCTCGACGTCACCGATCCCGAGCCGCTCCCCGACGGTCACCCGCTTTGGGAGATGGAGAACGTGATCATCACCTCGCACGCCGCGAACACGTTCGCGATGGCGATCCCCGAGCTGAAGGCGCTCGTCGAACGCAACGTGAAGCACTTCGCCAAAGGGGAGGCGTTGGAAGGGCTGGTGGACGTCAGCCTGGGGTACTGACTCAGGCGGTGCGCGGGTCGGGTGCTTCGGAGTTGATCTCGTAGCGCGCGATCGCTTCCGCGACCTCTTCCGGCTTGGCTTCGCCGGCTTGGGCGAGAGCGTGTAGCGTCGCCACCACCACGTTGCCGGCGTCCACCTCGAAGTGGCGTCGCAGCGCGGCGCGGGTATCGGAGCGGCCGAAGCCGTCGGTCCCCAGCGGGACGAACGGGCCCGGCACCCACCTGCTGATCATGTCCGGAACCGCTTTCATGAAGTCCGTGACTGCGATGACGGGGCCGCCGACCTCGGCGAGCGTGGAGGTCACGAACGGCACCCGCGCCGGCTCGTTCGGGTGCAGGCGCGACCACCGCTCGGCCGACAGCGCCTCCTCGCGCAGCAGCTTGTAGGACGTCGCACTCCAGCACTCGGCGGCCACGTCGTGATCCGAGGCGAGCAGCTCGCGTGCTTCCATCGCGGCCTTCCATGCAACACCGCTGAACAGGATCGTCGCGTGGCGGGACGGCCCGTCGGGCGCGGTCGCGAATCGGTACAGTCCGCGGAGCACGCCGTCCTCAACCCCGTCGGGCATCGGAGGCATCGCGTAGTTCTCGTTGTACAGCGTGAGGTAGTAGAAGCAGTCCTCGGGCTCGCCGCCGTACATCCGCTCGATGCCGTCACGGACGATCAGCGCCAGCTCGTAGGCGAAAGCCGGGTCGTAGGTTCGGATGTTCGGCACGGTCGACGACAGCACCAATGAGTGCCCGTCCTCGTGCTGCAAACCCTCGCCGTTGAGCGTCGTCCGGCCGGCCGTTCCCCCGCAGAGGAAACCCCGGCCGCGGATATCGCCGAACTGCCAGATCAGATCCCCGACCCGCTGGAACCCGAACATCGAATAGAAGATGAAGAACGGCACGGTCGGCACACCCCAGGTCGCGTAGGAGCTGCCGGCCGCCTGCAGCGAGGCCATCGACCCAGCTTCGGTGATGCCCTCCTCGAGGATCTGGCCCGTCTTCGATTCCTTGTAGGTGAGGAGCATCCCCGCGTCGACCGGCTCGTAGAGCTGTCCGAAGGGCGCGTAGATACCGAACTCGGCGAACAGCGGGTCCATGCCGAACGTGCGCGCCTCGTCGGGGATGATCGGTACCACCCGAGCGCCCATCTTCTTGTCGCGCATCAGCGCACGGATGATCCCCGTCAGGGCCATGGTGGTCGACACCGCGCGGTCCTTGGATCCCTGCAGGAAGGCGTCGAAGGTTCCCTCGGCCGGTTGTTCGAGCGGCTCCCATGACGACCGTCGCTTGGGCACCGAGCCGCCTAACACGCGCCGGCGCTCCATCAAGTATTCGTGGATCTCGGAGCCCTCGGCCGGCCGGTAGTAGGGCGGCAGCTCCTCCTCCTCGTCGACCGCCTGTTCGGGGATCTCGTCCTGGAGGTAGAGGCGCTCGCGAAGCTCGCGAAGCTGCTTCGACGACATCTTCTTGATCTGGTGGGTGACGTTGCGGGCTTCGATGTCGGGGCCGAGCGTCCAGCCCTTGATCGTCTTCGCGAGGATCACCGTCGGAGCGCCCTCGTTCTCGGTTGCGGCGCGGTAGGCGGCGTACAGCTTGCTGTAGTCGTGACCGCCGCGCGGGAGCATCCGGAGCTCCTCGTCGGAGAGGTGCTCGACGAGTTTCCTGAGCCGCTCGTCTGGGCCGAAGAAGTGCTCGCGGATGTAGGCCCCCGACTCGGTCGCGTACTTCTGGAACTCGCCGTCGAGCGTCGAGTCCATCTTGGCCACGAGGACGCCGTCGTGGTCCTTCGCGAGGAGCTCGTCCCACTTCCGGCCCCAGATGACCTTGATGACGTTCCAGCCGGCGCCGCGGAACACCGCCTCGAGCTCCTGGATGATCTTGCCGTTGCCGCGGACCGGACCGTCGAGCCGCTGCAGGTTGCAGTTCACGACCCAGATCAGGTTGTCGAGCTGCTCGCGAGCGGCCAGCGACAAAGAGCCGAGCGTCTCCGGCTCGTCGGTTTCGCCGTCGCCGACGAAGCACCACACCTTCGAGGTCGAGGTATCCACCAAACCCCGATGGTTCAGATAACGGTTGAATCGCGCTTGATAGATCGACGCCAGCGGCCCGAGTCCCATCGACACCGTCGGGAACTCCCAGAACTCCGGCATCAGACGCGGGTGCGGATAGGACGACAAGCCACGGCCGCCGAGCTCGCGCCGGAAGTGATCGAGCTGATCCTCGGTGAAGCGTCCCTCGAGGAACGCGCGCGCGTAGATCCCCGGCGCCGCATGTCCCTGGAAGGAGATCAGGTCGCCGGGGCGCTCGCCGTCCTTGCCGTGGAAGAAGTGGTTGAAGCCGACCTCGTAGAGCGACGCCGAGGAGGCGTAGGTCGCGAGGTGTCCGCCGATACCTTCGGAGAGCATGTTCGCGCGCGTGACCATGACGGCGGCGTTCCAACGGATAAACGCGCGGATGCGGCGCTCGATGTGCTCATCGCCGGGGAACGGCGGCTCCTTGTCGGCGGGGATCGTGTTGACGTAGTGGGTAGAGACGGTCGCGGGGAATCCAACCTGTTCCTCGCGAGCGCGCTCGAGAAGCTTGATCAGCAGGTACCGGGCGCGCGTCTTGCCTTTGCCGTCGAGCAGCGCCTGGAAGGACTCGAGCCACTCGGCGGTCTCCTCCGGATCGGTGTCCGGGACCTGGCGTGCGAAACCGTCGATGATCATGTCATCACCATTATCCCTATCGGGAGCCGGGGCAACCCTATGAAGTCCGAAACGCCAGGTTATGCGGGGCGGCTCGAGTGCGATCTCGACGGCGGACGACGTCCCGACCACGAGGTCGAGGAGCTGCGTCGCCGCCACGGTGACGCAACGGTGCTCGCGTGGGAAGCGCCCTGAATGAATAGATTTACCGCATGACTTTGAGGCGGGCTCTCCTCGCAACGTCGATGCTTCTTTCGGCGCTCACGGCCAGCGTGAACGACCAGGGCCCGGACGACACGCCGCTGTCGGCCGGGGAAGAGAGGCCGGCGGCACTGGGTACATCCACGGCGGCCGGTGGACCGTTGCTCGCGATAGGCGACTCGCTCATGGTCGGGGCGGACCGGCATGGTCATCTCGGCGCGATCCTCGCGCTCGACGGATGGGAACTCGAAACCATCGCCGAGAACGGCCGGAGCGTCTCGTGGGCGATCGGCGAGATCGAAGACCGCGACGATCCCGTTCCCCGCAACGTCGTGGTCGCGCTCGGCTCGAACCCCGGTTTCTCGAGCGACGGGTTCGCGGAAGACGTTGCGGCGTTGCGCGAGCTGCTCGTCGAGCGCGGCGCGAGGCGCATCGTGTGGATCCCGCCGTATCACACGGACCCGGACCGCTACCGGGAGAAGATCGCGATCCTGACGGCGACAGACCAAGCCGACCGGCGCCTCGTTGTGCCCGGTTGGGGGGCGGTGCTCGACGCTCATCCGGAGTGGGTGCGGAGCGACGGCATCCACCTCACGGAGGACGGCTACACAGCGATGGCGGCGTTCATCCGGGACGTGCTCTGACCGATATCAGAGGACCGAAGCGTTCGCGATCAGCCGCGAATAGCAACGGGCCCCGATCGCGCTCAGGTGCGTCCCGTCCTTACCGAAGGTCTTGGCCGGACACGTTCTCCAGAGCTTCTTCCAATTCAACAGCACGGCACGACCCGCGTGCCGTTGAACCCCGGCCGCAAGGGTTTGGTTGTTGGAGGACTCCCATCGTCGGGGCACGCGAACATTGACGAAAACGACCAGCTCCACGCCGGAGAGGATCCGCATGATGCGGTCCACTTGAGCGGACAGCCACCGTCCGTTGTTGCCGAGGTGGATGATCACCACGCGTCCGATCCTGCCCTCGCTCTTCAGCCGCTCGAGTGCCGCGATCCCGTCCTTCACCTGCCGCGCCACCGCGGCATCGATCAGGATGCGCCCGAAGCGGTTGCGCAGCGCCGACCTGGCGCTGGTCATCACCGAGTCGCCGATCGCGACCGGCGGCCGGACGTCGACGGGCGCGTGTGGGGTAGGCAGGGCGAAGACCATAGGGTCGGTGCTGTCATCCTGATCGAGGACGCCTACGAGTGAGGACTGATCGGCCGCCTCAGCGAGCGGGGGTGCGGCGTTGAGGATGTTTGCGGTCAAGGAGGCGAGCAGAAGCGACGCGATCGCAGTGGTTCCGACGAGCCGCAGCGCGGTTCGCTGGCGCACGCCGCCCGGGGTTCGCAAGCTTTGCCATATGCGAGCGGATAGGCGGCCGAGCGCGCCGTTCCGGACCGGCTCCTCGATGAATCGATAGGAGAGCTCGGCGAGGGTCAGCGTCGCGGCGGTGCGCATCGCGAACGCCGTTCCGAGCGTGATGTCGTAGTCAACGCCCGGCCGGGTCACGACGAAAACGGGGAAGTACCAGATGTAGATGCCGTACGAGCGCTTGCCGAGCCACCGCAGCGGCGAGCTGCCGAGGACTTTCGCGACCCGGGCATCGGGATGAACTGCTGCGCCGACCAGGGTGGCCGTCGCGAGAGCGACGAGCAGCAGGCCGGGGCGATACGTGAACGAGGAGAGATCGTCGAAGCGCATGAACGCGAACACCAAGAACGCGAGCGAAGTGAGGGTAGCGCCGTCGAGCGCCCACCTCGGCACGCGCGGCCGGTCTTGCGCCGGCTTCGCGAACGGCCGCCACACGACCGCAAGGGCGGCGCCGATCAGGAGGCCCGCGGCGCGGGTGTCGGTGCCGTAGTACACCCTGGAGGGATCGCCGCCGGCGTAGAGAAGGAACAGCGCCGCGACCGACCCGGCGGCGCCGGCCGTGATCGCCGCGGCGACACGCTTGGCCCGCCGACGCGCAACCTTCCACAACAGGAACAGGATCGGCGGCCAGAGGAGATAGAACTGCTCCTCGATCGCCAGAGACCACAGGTGGGCGAATGGAGAAGGGCGTGCGAACGTCGTGAAGTAGGAGTGGTCCGTTCCCACCAGGTACCAGTTCGATGTGTAGGTGGCCGCGGCGGCCACGTCGCCTCGGATGCGGCCGACTTCGTCGGGGAACCAGAGAACGAACGCGGTCGACGCCAGGGCGAGCATGACGAAGAGCGCGGGGAAGAGCCGGCGCGCGCGACGCATGAGGAAGGTTCCGATCGCGACCCTGCTCGTATCCAGCAGTTCCGACCAGAGCAGGGACGTGATCAGGTAGCCGCTGAGGACGAAGAAGACCTCAACGCCGAGGAGCCCGCCGGGCGCCCAGAAGATCTCGCCGTGATAGGTGACGACGGCCGCGATGGCGAGTGCCCTGATCCCGTCGAGCGCGGGCAGGGTTGGGATACGTGCGTTCGTTCCGTCCAGGAAACTGCGCCCCCTCGCGCTCAGTATACGAAGGGGGACAAGTGTCTTTGGTCAGGCAGCGGCTCCCACTTCCGACGTGCAATGCGCGCAGCGCCGCGCGTCTCTCGGGATCTCACTCAGACATTCCGGACAAGGGCGCGTGGTCGG from the Actinomycetota bacterium genome contains:
- a CDS encoding acyltransferase family protein codes for the protein MLSARGRSFLDGTNARIPTLPALDGIRALAIAAVVTYHGEIFWAPGGLLGVEVFFVLSGYLITSLLWSELLDTSRVAIGTFLMRRARRLFPALFVMLALASTAFVLWFPDEVGRIRGDVAAAATYTSNWYLVGTDHSYFTTFARPSPFAHLWSLAIEEQFYLLWPPILFLLWKVARRRAKRVAAAITAGAAGSVAALFLLYAGGDPSRVYYGTDTRAAGLLIGAALAVVWRPFAKPAQDRPRVPRWALDGATLTSLAFLVFAFMRFDDLSSFTYRPGLLLVALATATLVGAAVHPDARVAKVLGSSPLRWLGKRSYGIYIWYFPVFVVTRPGVDYDITLGTAFAMRTAATLTLAELSYRFIEEPVRNGALGRLSARIWQSLRTPGGVRQRTALRLVGTTAIASLLLASLTANILNAAPPLAEAADQSSLVGVLDQDDSTDPMVFALPTPHAPVDVRPPVAIGDSVMTSARSALRNRFGRILIDAAVARQVKDGIAALERLKSEGRIGRVVIIHLGNNGRWLSAQVDRIMRILSGVELVVFVNVRVPRRWESSNNQTLAAGVQRHAGRAVLLNWKKLWRTCPAKTFGKDGTHLSAIGARCYSRLIANASVL